The Terriglobales bacterium sequence CGGCGGGTGGAACGCCTGCGCATCAGCCGGCGGAGCTCCGCGCCTCCCAAGGCCGCGAGCGCCTGATCAGCGATGTTGAGGCGTTTAGCGGGCGTCTGAGCCCGCTGCCGAAATCCTGACCCTGAGCGCAGCGAAGGAGAAGGAGCTCGGGGCCGCAACTTGAAAAGGAGCGGAGAAAGCTAGACACTCTGTTGAGTGTCTTTCCGCTCCGGATTCGTCTCCATCATCGGCCGGCCCAACGCCGGCAAATCCACCCTACTGAACGCGCTGGTGGGCCAGAAGGTCGCCATCGTCACCCACAAACCTCAGACCACCCGCAACCGCATCCAGGGGATTGTGAATGTTCCGGCGCGTAAGGGCCGGCCCGCGGGGCAGGTGGTCTTCCTGGACACGCCCGGCGTGCATAAGCCGCAGTCGTCCCTCAACAAGAAAATGATGCGCGAGGTCCACGACGCTCTCGAAGGCCGTGACCTGCTGCTGCTCATCACCGACGTCACCGAAAGGTTCGGCGGCGGCGATGAATTCGTCCTCGACCTGGTCCAGCGGGCCGGCGGCCCCGCCTTCCTGCTGCTCAACAAGATCGACCGCGTGGACAAGGGCCGGCTGCTCCCGCTCATCGAGGGATACAGCCGGAAGCATGAGTTTCAGGAGATCATCCCCATCTCGGCGCTCAAGCGCGACGGGCTCGACCTGCTGGTCGACAAGGTCATCCACGCCCTGCCCGAGGGTCCGCGCTATTTCCCCAAAGACCAGATCACCGACCAGCCCGAGCGCTTTCTGGCGGCGGAGATCATCCGCGAAAAGATCCTCATCGCCACCGGGCAGGAGGTGCCGTATGCCAGCACGGTGCAGGTGGAGAGCTGGGAAGAGTCGCCGAAGTTGACCAAGATCGCCGCCGTTCTCTACTGCGAGCGCGACGGGCAGAAGAAGATCCTCATCGGCAAGGGCGGCGAGATGATGAAGAGGATCGGCACCTCAGCCCGGCTCGAGATCGAGAAGCTGCTCGGCACCAAGGTCTTCCTGGAAATGTTCGTCAAGGTCGAGCCCAACTGGCGCGAGTCGCGCGAGTTTGTGGAGGGTCTGGACTGGCGCCACCAGACCTAGCCGGCAGCCGGCTATTCTTTCACCGCGATCCCCAGCGTCTTCATCTTCCGGTACAAGTGCGAGCGTTCCAGGCCCAGCACCTCGGCGGTGCGGGTGACATTGCCGTGGTTCTCATCGAGCTTCTTCAGGATGAAATCGCGCTCGTAGGCGGCGCGGGCCTGGTGCAGGGTGGAGAAGTCGCCTCCCAGGGTGCGGCGGCTGCCGTCGCGATAGACCAGCGGCGGCAGGTGCTTGCGGTCGAGCTTGCTGACCGTGGGATTCATAATGACGATACGCTCGATGACGTTGCGCAGCTCGCGCACGTTGCCCGGCCAGGCGTAGCGCATCAGGGTTTCGATGGCGTCGTCGGTGATCTCACGCGAGCGGCGGCTGTAGGTGGCGGCAAACTCCTTCAGGAAGTAGCGCGCCAGCTGCGGGATGTCCTCGGTGCGCTCGCGCAGCGGCGGCACGTAGAAGGGGATCACGTTGAGGCGATAGAACAGGTCCTCGCGGAAGTTCCCCTTTGAGATCTCCTCTTCCAGGTCTTTGTTGGTGGAGGCGATGACACGCGCGTCCACCGTGACGGGCTCCTCGCCGCCCACGGGAGTGAAGCGCTGCTCTTCGAGCGTGCGCAGCACTTTGGACTGCGTCTTCAGGCTCATGTCGCCGACTTCATCGAGAAAAAGCGTGCCGCCGTCCGCCTTGTGGAACCTGCCTTCCTTGTCCTCGTCGGCGCCGGGGAAGGCGCCCTTGCGGTGCCCGAAGAGCTCGCTCTCGATGCGGTCCTCGGGGATGGCGGCGCAGTTCACCTCGACGAACAGCGCATCCTTGCGCAAGCTCTGGGCGTGGATGGCGAGGGCCACCAGCTCCTTGCCCGTGCCCGATTCGCCGTAGATGAGCACGCGGCCGTTGGTGGGCGCCATCACCCCGATCTGCTGGCGCAGCGCCTTCATGGGGATGCTGTCGCCGGCGATTACGCTCTTCGATTGCACCTGCTTCTTCAGGTCGCGGTTCTCGCTCTCCAGCTTTCGCGCTTCGACCGCGTTCTTCACCAGGATGAGCATCTTCTCCAGCGAGAGCGGTTTTTCCAGGAAGTCGAAGGCGCCCAGCTTGGTGGCGCGCACCGCGGTCTCGATGGTGCCGTGCCCGGAGATCATGATGACCTCGGGTGCGTCTTCGGATTGCTTGATCTTCTCCAGCGCCTCCAGGCCATCCATTCCGGGAAGCCAGATGTCGAGCAGGATTACGTCGAAGGCGCGCTTCTTGAGCAGCTCCAGGCAGGCCTCGCCGCTCTCGGCGGTCGAAGCCTTGTAGCCCTCGTCCTCCAGCGCGCCTTTCAGCGACTGGCGGATGCCCGGCTCGTCGTCCACGATGAGGATGCTATGCATGCGGGTTGGGCGCCCCTCCCGGCTCGGCCGCCAGCGGCAGCTCTACGATGAAGCGCGTGCCGATGGGCGAGTTTTCCTCCACACGGATGGAGCCGTGGTGGTCCTCGATGATGCGGCTGACGATGGCCAGGCCCAGTCCGGTGCCGCGCTCCTTGGTGGAGAAGTAGGGCAGGAAGAGCTTTTCTTTCAGCTCGCGCGTCACGCCGTGCCCGGTATCGGCGACCACGATCTCGACCGCCTCCCGCGGTCCCAGCAACGCGGTGGAGATGTGCACCTCGCGGACCAGCGAGTCCTGCATGGCTTCGGCGGCGTTGTCCACCAGATTAGCCAGCGCGCGCTTCATGGACTCCGGGTCGGCCATCACCGCCGGCAGGTCGGAGGCCAGGTTCGTCTCCACCCGTATGTTCTCCAGGCGCCCGTTGAACATGGCCAGCGCTCCTTCGACGATGGTGTTGACGTTGGCGGGCTGCGGCTGGCTGGCCGGGAAGCGCGCCATGGTGGAGAACTCGTCCACCAGGGTGCGCACGGTTTCCACCGCGCCGGCGATGGTTTCCGCGCAGCTCAGCAAGAGCTCGACCGAGGCCGCGTCGGGCGGCGTGCCGCGCTCCAGGTGGCGGCGGATTCGCTCCGCGGAGATGGCGATGGGGGTGAGCGGATTCTTGATCTCGTGGGCCACGCGGCGGGCCACCTCGCGCCATGCCGCCTGCTTCTGCGCCCGCAGCAGGTCGGAGAGGTCCTCGAACACCAGCACGTAGCCCAGGCGCTGCCCGTCGTGCTCCAGCGAGGCCACGGTGACCACCACGTTGAGGCGAGCGCGCGGCAGCGCAATCTCCATCTGACTGGTGGCCGAGCCCATGCGGTCGGCCTTGCGCAGCAGATAGTCCAGGTCCTGAGCCACCTCGTCGGCGAACAGGTCGCGCAGGGAGGAGCCGGTGGCGAAGGCGCGGGTGGCGCTGCCGCGGCGGATCTCCGGCGCGCCGAAAATGCGGTGGAAGGCGGGATTGGTGCGGGTGAGCCGCCGCTCCGCGTCGAGCGAGAGCACGCCCGTGGGGATGCTCTCCAGGATCGTCTCCATGTGCTGCCGACGCTGTTCCAGCTCGACGTTGGCGGCGGCCGCTTCACGGCTGGAGGCCTCCACCTGGAGCCCACTGGCTTCCAGGTCCGCGGCCATGCGATTGAAGGACTGGATCAGGTCGCCCAGCTCATCCGCCGCCGGCAGCGCCACGCGGTAGTCCAGGCGCCCGCGGGAGAGTTCGTGGGTGGCTTCGGCCAGCGCAGCCACCGGGCGGGTGACCAGCTTGGAGAGGAAAATGGCCAGCCAGGTGGACGCGAACAGCACCAGCACGGTCAAAAGCAGCAGCAGGCCCATGTAGGTGGCCCGCACCAGCTTGCGCTGGCGGCTCAACTCCAGATACTTGCGCTGGCTGTCCTCGAGTTCCTTGAGCTTGGCGGAAAAGGTCGCGGGCAGCGGCACCGCCACCACGATGCGCCCGTCCGCTCCCACCGGAGCGCTGGCCAGCATGTACTCCTTGCCATTGATCTGGAAGCGCTCCGCTCCGCCGCGGCTCACTCCCATGCTGGAGAAGATCTGGGAGTGCAGCACCGCCCAGGGCTCGGGCGAGCGGAAGGCGGCCACCGCGTCCTCTTCCTTGCCCTCGCGCACCAGCGCCAGGGCGAAGCCACCCTGCAGCGTGGGCTCGTGGCGGCGG is a genomic window containing:
- a CDS encoding ATP-binding protein, producing MLPELPSREPGEKRHRKWPLVLLAIGIFLLFTFLFWQQAFDPIFRPDTSQQTLLLAALSALIFLLLVALSVVLLRHLLKLYAERRLGVLGSKFRTRMVVGALILSFTPVLFLFMFAYGLMNRSIDKWFSGPVEEMGQNSGEVAAMLSTYARENARAEAVAIAASPEIRRAFESSNFSAVMSEFRRHEPTLQGGFALALVREGKEEDAVAAFRSPEPWAVLHSQIFSSMGVSRGGAERFQINGKEYMLASAPVGADGRIVVAVPLPATFSAKLKELEDSQRKYLELSRQRKLVRATYMGLLLLLTVLVLFASTWLAIFLSKLVTRPVAALAEATHELSRGRLDYRVALPAADELGDLIQSFNRMAADLEASGLQVEASSREAAAANVELEQRRQHMETILESIPTGVLSLDAERRLTRTNPAFHRIFGAPEIRRGSATRAFATGSSLRDLFADEVAQDLDYLLRKADRMGSATSQMEIALPRARLNVVVTVASLEHDGQRLGYVLVFEDLSDLLRAQKQAAWREVARRVAHEIKNPLTPIAISAERIRRHLERGTPPDAASVELLLSCAETIAGAVETVRTLVDEFSTMARFPASQPQPANVNTIVEGALAMFNGRLENIRVETNLASDLPAVMADPESMKRALANLVDNAAEAMQDSLVREVHISTALLGPREAVEIVVADTGHGVTRELKEKLFLPYFSTKERGTGLGLAIVSRIIEDHHGSIRVEENSPIGTRFIVELPLAAEPGGAPNPHA
- the era gene encoding GTPase Era, encoding MSFRSGFVSIIGRPNAGKSTLLNALVGQKVAIVTHKPQTTRNRIQGIVNVPARKGRPAGQVVFLDTPGVHKPQSSLNKKMMREVHDALEGRDLLLLITDVTERFGGGDEFVLDLVQRAGGPAFLLLNKIDRVDKGRLLPLIEGYSRKHEFQEIIPISALKRDGLDLLVDKVIHALPEGPRYFPKDQITDQPERFLAAEIIREKILIATGQEVPYASTVQVESWEESPKLTKIAAVLYCERDGQKKILIGKGGEMMKRIGTSARLEIEKLLGTKVFLEMFVKVEPNWRESREFVEGLDWRHQT
- a CDS encoding sigma-54 dependent transcriptional regulator encodes the protein MHSILIVDDEPGIRQSLKGALEDEGYKASTAESGEACLELLKKRAFDVILLDIWLPGMDGLEALEKIKQSEDAPEVIMISGHGTIETAVRATKLGAFDFLEKPLSLEKMLILVKNAVEARKLESENRDLKKQVQSKSVIAGDSIPMKALRQQIGVMAPTNGRVLIYGESGTGKELVALAIHAQSLRKDALFVEVNCAAIPEDRIESELFGHRKGAFPGADEDKEGRFHKADGGTLFLDEVGDMSLKTQSKVLRTLEEQRFTPVGGEEPVTVDARVIASTNKDLEEEISKGNFREDLFYRLNVIPFYVPPLRERTEDIPQLARYFLKEFAATYSRRSREITDDAIETLMRYAWPGNVRELRNVIERIVIMNPTVSKLDRKHLPPLVYRDGSRRTLGGDFSTLHQARAAYERDFILKKLDENHGNVTRTAEVLGLERSHLYRKMKTLGIAVKE